A stretch of DNA from Triticum dicoccoides isolate Atlit2015 ecotype Zavitan chromosome 2A, WEW_v2.0, whole genome shotgun sequence:
TAGGGACACACACACATCCTGCAGAGACAAGTATACAAGAAGGAAAACATCAAGACATAGTTACAACACAACACAACACAAAGAACGACCTCTTAAACATTAGATAGGTGCAGGTGATTGTTTGATGCAACATAAGTTACGTCATAACCACATAGAGGGCGCCACTAGAAACATAGGTGAGGCTGCCGAGATGGCACAACATGCTAGAAGACAGCAAAGAGGCGGACTTTAAAGGATACATGAGAGTTCCACCAAGACAACACAGGAACCACCGGCTGGGGCAAACCACGAGTAGTCACATCAAAGAGTTGTGCCACTACCAACACTGTGACATCCAACACTCACACGAAGGGTGGGCATTACCCAGGACAGAGTGAAAAGAAGACGAGAAAggctctgcctcatcgagcacgcaCAAAAGAAGCACAGTTTTGTCGTCGGAAGGTGGTCATTGAAATGGGAGTGATGAAAAAGAGCGATGATGATGAAGTGTCATGATCATAGAGAATGCCGCTAATGAAATTATCTCTGTCGGGGGTGGTCTTTGCCCAAGTGAAGTATAAATGAAGGCCACTACACAACAAACAGAGAGACGGCGACAAGGGCTACGACAAGAAAGAGAGTAGTGGTGGCGGTGGTCTCGAGCGGTTCCCTTTACTGGAAACCTTTTAATTGTTTGCACCTCGTCAATTTTTCTACCTTTTTCATCACATTGCAAAATGGTGTGCTGCCACGGTGTTGCAACAGTCTGGCTCAATAATGGCATACTATTCATACAAGCAGCGTGCGCGAGACATGCGCGGGAGGGGGCGGGGACCCTAGTCGTGTAATGAGATGCTACACGAcaaagaagaatgacgacctgtaaGAGGAAACGGGCAATTATGGTAACAATGAGTTCCAACATTAAAGCAGCAGTTGCGCTAAAAATCACACGtcaaagatatttattgcaaggagGGTATTGCTCAACCCTCCATCTTATGCCAATAAACAAAGTGGATCGTAATACCAACCTAAAATTGACTCATTAGCGGCGATGCCTCCAAATCGTCAATACTTGCACGCGCTCTCATCAAATTCCCCATCCCCCTACGCAATAGGCTCGAGCCGATGAAGAGTGCAAAGAACAAAGTTATTTCTTTTTCGAACAAATGGCAAAGAGATTATTGACTCAAGATCCATATTTCTATCTATGTGTGATTATACAACGCCTAGACCCTGGGTATTTTCGGATAACAAACGAGTACCAGTGTACAAAGTTCTTGTCTTTACCATCCATCTGACACAATACAATAATTTCTGATGCAGTCAGAATCTGCACACCCTCCATCTACCATCAAATCACCCAGTCGTGCCAGCCACCGATTTGAACCATCAGAAAACTCCACTCCTCCAGTCCTCCTCCTCCCCAGCTAGACGGACTTTTCCTCTCCACCCTCCTGTGCCTTTCCTCTTCCTCCCCGATCCCTTCCTCCGCCACGCTGCTCTCATGCTCTGCCCTACCCAATCTCCCCTATAGTCCACCACCGCTGTGCTCCCCCAACAACCCCGCCGCTGACGcgcgtcgccgccatcgccgcccccgCTCCTACTTCACCGCGTCGCTGCTGTCTCCGCCCCGTCCGCAATCCCGGACACTGGTTTTTGAGGTACGAGCTTTTGGTCATTCGGTGATTACTTGACCCGAACTGATCCTGTAAATTTTTCGCGTGCCGGTGCGCACCCTCCAAACAATCTAGATCCGCCCCGTCGTGCTCCCCATATCTCTGTATCAAACCACGAATTCGAGACCTGGAAATGCGTTGTAGCACATGTGGTTGTGGAGATCTGAATTTGTACGGCTATAGGAGTTGAATTGTTTGAAGTCTCACAAAAAGGTATTCTAGGGTACTAGACAGTTTAGCGGATATTAGGCATAATATATCATCACTTCAGATATTCCAGCAGTACTAGTGAGGAGCTGCCCTTTTGTGGCTATCAGTCTTTGGGGGATGAAGCTCATATGTGCTCGTTTGCCCTGAACACATGCTTTTGATCCATGGGAAGCAATGAGCAGTTACCAGCTATATATATGCATCTTACTTATATTTGTGCTGTTTCTCTTTTGTCGCAGATTATTTAATTATGCCAATCCTTTCACAGGGCAACTGGGGTCATCATGTGCCATACTCTTCTTAAGCTGTATCAAACCCCTTACCCGTTCCGATGCTCTTAAGGTCCTGCTTAAAACAAAGAGATGGACGCAACTGATCTAGAGAATCCAACATCCAGAAACTCATCTCAGAAATCCAGCCGCCGTTCCAGTAGCCGGCGTTCTCAAAAGTCAGCTGGGCAACAATCTTCCCCCACTGTATTTCCAGAGAAAAGAGGCAAATCTAGATCTTTGAGGCAAAAGCATGTGGCTGTTGACAATAAAGATGCCAAAAAGGGTAAAAACCATGAGCGTAGAACTGATACGGTGGATGAGAGGTCCAATTTTGTAGGTTTCGAAGTCTATTCTGGCAAACTGTTTTATGACAGGAAAAATAAAAGTATAGGGGCGGATGGTCATCTGTCATCAAACAAGAAAGCTGATACAACTGATGCAAGACTCACAAGTAAAGCCCTTATATGGGGTTCTACTGTACTCAGCCTTGAGGATGTCATCTCTGTAAGTTTCAGAGACCAAGATGCACTTCAATTGTTATTTGGCCCAGTTGACAATCCCGTGATTTTGTGTGACGTGTTTGTATCTTCGCAGGTATCTTATAATTCTGGCCTCCAACATTTTACTTTACATGCATATCCTGCTAAGAACTCTCTATTTGGAAAGGCACATAGAGCTCGGAAGGACTTCCGGTTTATGGCCTCTACACTAGACGAGGCCATTTTGTGGGTAACATGCTTTGCAGAACAGAACATATACATTAATGTACTGCCTCATCCTGCAACATCCAGTATTAAGCAAGACACAGATGCCCCCCTTGGTGGGGTTCTATTTGATTACCCGCCAATCAAATGCAGAACTCCGCAGAGAATACTTGTTATATTGAACCCTCGTTCTGGACATGGTCGATCAATTAAAGTTTTCCATGAAAAAGCAGAACCTATATTTAAGGTAACTTTTGATGGTTTCAATGTAAAACTTCTACCTTTTGCACTGCTTTTAAAAGCAATATTCGAAGCGACTGTATATATCTGTCTGGTGATAAACTTGCTTCATGAAACCTCTATTGACCATTTGGTCTTCAGCCTTGTGGAAATCTCATGAAGAAGATGATAGTACTCTCCTCTGTTGTTTCTTAAGTTATACTGTTATGTTCTTGGCCTTTTAGTGTATTTGATATTTAACTTTGACCCTTACTATTCATAGGTTTATATGATAAATTATAATAATATGATAATACTTTAACAAAAAATTTACTGATGTACTACCTCTGTAAACTTTTATAAGATAATCGGGGTAGTCTTAAAACATATTGGTGGTTAGGTTTATATTGGAATCAGTGacctaaaacgtcttataaaagtttacagagggagtaattttCATATAGATATTGGGGTAGTCTTAAACATATTTGTGGTTAAGTTTGAGTACACAAATTTTAAAATAACAGGAAAGCAGGGAGTATTTCAGCTTCTTATTAATTTCAACCTGTAATAGTAAAGGTGGAAAATAAGGAATACAGTAATTGAACAGGAACAAATAGCTCTGTTAAATTCCACAGGGAAAATGTTTCGGCAATATGATTAGCATTTTAACTCCTCTCCCGTGGCAGCATGAAATCGACTGTTGTAATCTTGTAGAACCCACATGAGTTATTCACTTTGAAATGAGCTAACTTGGGTACTGCTGATCTCGTTTTCTGTAGATTATTTAGAAGATAGTTGCATAAGCTGAAATTTCTAAGCTCCTGTTTATGATGAATATTGGCGATTTGATGCGCTGATTTATGGATTCTTCCTATCATATATAAATATTAGGCACTCTTATTCTTAACTATGTAAGTTTTATATTGTTTACCTCCAGCAACTAATCCCCTGTGATCTGGTGTAGCTTGCAGGTTTTCACATGGAAGTAGTTAAAACTACTCACGCTGGTCATGCGAAGTCTCTCGCGTCTACTTTTGATTTTGGCGCATTCCCTGATGGTATAAACTTTACGCATGTTTTTAAATAGTTTAGGTAAGGCCCAATATAGAGGCAACCATTGCAGCTGGTCTAATTAATGCCTTGATTTTTTTATTCTATCTTTGTAGGGATTGTCTGTGTTGGCGGTGATGGAATAGTAAATGAGGTTTGCACATAATATTCATATCACTATTTTATATGTGTAGTCATGTAGTGACTTAAATGTTAGCTGAACATTGATAATTTTGCAGGTGTTCAACGGTCTTCTCACCAGAAGCGATAGAACAGAAGCTGTGTCAATTCCAGTTGGAATAATCCCAGCAGGATCGGACAACTCACTTATTTGGACTGTTCTGGGAGTTAAGGATCCTATTTCTGCTTCATTGTTGATTGTTAAGGTATGCCAAATTTATCACAACTTCTTCTTACATGAAGAACGGAATTTCAGCTTATGTTCTCACTTTCACCTTTTACAAAATTAGTTTATCACTTTTAAACTTTTCTCACAAGAACTATCCCTTGGTAACAGGGTGGCTTTACAACCCTAGACATATTGGCTGTTGAGTGGCTCCAATCCGGGCTAATACATTTCGGCACAACTGTTTCATACTATGGTTTTGTTAGTGATGGTAAGTTGGTAACTGCAAATGTGCTTTCACATTTATTTTGTTTCACTATTTATCACGTTTCTTCTGATATACTCCTCCACAGTTCCCTAAAACTTGTTGTTGGACATTTGCAAAGTCAAACTTTAGAAACTCTGCCTACCAACATCTCTAAAGATTTAGATTGATACTTGAAAATCCTATGCGGAAATTTATCTTGATAATTACTTCCATGATATACAGTTTCGTTGGGTTTTATACATAGATTGCAATTGATATTAATTGTCAAAGTTACATTTTGGAGACCATGTCAATGTCTAATGTCTAAAACAACAAGAGTAATACTGTATGACATACTTTCTCTGTCTGTAAAAATAAATGACAATCATACAACAAACTTTTCTAATTTTGACTACTATACATAGACAAATATTTAGATTGGTAAGGAGAAAATAGTACCTTAGAATTTTCATGAAAATGTTTTCATAATATAAAATTTCATAATTTTATCCTAACATGCACCTATAAAATTTCATAGTTTTatacaaacatgcatattgatAACCATGTCAATGTCTAAAATGGCATCTTACGAACTGCATGAGTATATAATGATTCCACAGATAGTCAAACATGGATCTGATTCTGATTTTTTTAATATCAGTAATAAGTATTTTTAGTAGCTGTTTTTTGTAGTGCATTTTTAATTTGGAGGACTTCTTCAACAGTAACAGCATATGATAACCCACTCTTAATTTGCTTTTTGTAAGTTTGCATTCGATCTAAAGTTCCCTGAGCAAATGATGTAGTTTTGTCCTCGTAAGTCTATTCTTAATGAGTTTCAAGATCTGCGTATAGttcttaattactaatttactaatGTACCCTTATCAGCCATAACTGCAAACATAGAAATTTAGTTTATTTGTCTACTATCAAGTATTTGCAGAAGTGCAGCATGGCATAGCACTGAAAAAGTTTACTGAGCTGAAAAACTATTTCAACTTTGCTGCAGTCCTGGAACTTTCCGAGAAATACCAGAAGAGATTTGGCCCTCTTCGATATTTTGTGGCTGGAGTACTCAAATTTTTGTGTCTACCAAGTTACTTCTATGAGTTAGAATATCTTCCTTTGTCCAAGGACATGTCCGGGCATGGAAAAGGTACAGGACAAGACAAAGTTGAATTGTCTGATGTCTATACAGATGTAATGCGTAGTCGATCAAAAAGAGAAGGATTTCCACGAGCTTCCAGTTTTTCAAGTATTGACTCTATCATGACTCCAAGTAGGATGTCTCTTGGGGACTTTGACACATCAGGTGGTACAGCGGCAAGCAGTGAACCGTCAGAGTATGTTCGTGGTCTTGATCCAAAAGCAAAACGGCAATCTATGGGCAGAAGCAACATTGTTTCGGAACCAGAAGAAGTCCTACGCCCTCAACAGCATCATGCATCATACTGGCCAAGAACGAGGTCCAAAACAAGGACCGATAGAAATTCAGTTGGTGTCACAGCTTCTAATGATACACGGTTATCTTGGGCAGCCCCTTCAATGCATGATAAGGAGGACATTTCCTCGACAATATCAGATCCAGGACCTATTTGGGACAATGAACCAAAGTGGGACACTGGGCCAAGATGGGACACAGAGCCAACTTGGGAGCCTGACCACCCTATCGAACTTCCTGAACCACCAGAAGATATAGAAATCGGAACATCTATGGAACTTGTGCCGAATTTGGATGAGAAATGGGTTGTCAGGAAGGGGCACTTTCTTGGTGTCCTAGTATGTAACCACTCATGCAAAACAGTTCAAAGTTCCCAGATTGTCGCGCCAAATGCGAGCCATGATGACAACAGTCTGGACTTACTTTTAGTTGGCGGAAGGGGGAGATGGAAGCtgttgagatttttcatactactgCAATTTGGTCGCCACCTTTCTTTACCATATGTGGAATATGTGAAGGTATCATGCCACTTCTGTCCTTGCTCAAGTTATTTTTCTGCCATGTTCCATTTGTGCTTTTTGAAGAGCTTCCATTTGACGTCGGGGGTGGGGTGGGGTTCATTTTTGTCAGAAATATTACTTCCTTTTACACAGTATAATTGTTTGCTTCTAGTAACAACACTGACTCGGTCTTAACTGCTGGTCCGACATTGACAGGTGAAATCAGTCAAGGTTAAACCTGGTGCAAACACCCACAATGGCTGTGGGATAGACGGGGAGCTCTGCCGCGTCAAGGGGCAGGTAGTCTGCTCCATGCTACCGGAGCAGTGCAGGCTTATTGGCCGGCAATGTAAACAGCCTATTTAAGCACCACAAGTCTGCTGAGCTTCACGAGTTTTTGAGGCGCTGTATGATCTGTTGTCACTTGTAACAGTTGATTTTGAGTTGTCTATATTATCGTTTACTTGCCAATGAGGGTGCGGGTGACTGGTCGGTCAGACAATGTTGTGACGGTTCTGTATATTTGAGTGATTATAGAGGGGATACCTCAGTTCTTTTTATCTGATCTGATCTTATTTTTGTTGACATCTACTAATGCTGCGTTTTCCCTTTCGACGATAGAGGAGTTTGTTGACGGCAGCTTGTGAATTGCCTGCCCATGACTAGGATATATAAAGCCAGTTCCTATGTACAGTATATATAATCCCCTAATGCTTTGCAGAACAACTTCACATCATTTGCCAACATTATTCAGATGCAGAGGTTTTCGAGACCAAAACAGGTTCAGATTTTAGTCATCGTGTGTACCATCCTTGACTGCTAATCAAAACATGTTGCTTGCATGTTTGTCGCTCTGATTAGTCTTGGACATGAGCTCACCCGGGAACAGCTGTAGTGGTACCATTGGATGGGAAGCCAAAGCCTAAGAAAAAACATCCGACTAACGTGTGAAATTGTGACGGTTTTTCAGAGGCCTGACAGCAAACTCGTGTGCGGATATGGTTCTCTAATACGCAACGGCTCCCTGATTGGAGAAGGTGCGCCGTGGTCGGGGGTCAAACTTAAAAAGATTCAATAAGAGGGGATGCCGCAAGCAATCTGGTAGGGCCTACTAATCAACTACGACAAAACTTACAAAAATTGCGCTGATTAGTGCGATTTAGCGCAACGCAAAGTGGTATCGCTTTGCAGAATAACTTAGCCTGGCCACTACTGCTGCTTAGCAAAGGTGCTTTCCTTCTCCATTTGGTTGGACTGTCTTGCTTTTGAAGTAAATATAAACTAAGAAAAGGATCTCGTGTTAAGTAGTATATCATACTTGATTTTGCCACGTGCATTATCAGGATCTCGTGTTAGGCCCCCGGAAAACACGAACCGGAAGAAACAGAATCTGATGAAAACTCGTGACAGACATCAACAGGGCATGTACAGTGGTTGTTAAGACGGTGTTATCTTAaaccttgcatgtaatttagagataacAATAAAAAGATGTCTACAATAGATTATCTCCTTTTATAATTTCTCTCTCTTCACCTTAGCATTTATCCTATGTGATACTTTTAAGATAGTATTATTGTACGTGCCCTCACTTCCTGGCTCATGACAAGTAGTAGAAACAAATACCGCAAGAACATGTAGATTTCAGACTCAAATTGCCTACGGATAGGATCGTTCATCCGTTCACGTGACTGATCTTAAAGAGGGTAGGCAGATACAGGCGCACAGTACTAGCATACATACACAAACGAAAAAGAAGGTAGGTAGGCAGCAGATTGAGCCGGCGCACAGTACCATGCATGCATACACGAATGAAAATGAAACACGGACGGGTCGAACTCCTTCCCGCGCCCCCGTCTCGATCCCCAGGACCAGCGGAATTTAAATCGTAGCACACCAGATGGCGCCATGAACCCCCACGAGGCACGAGCTCGGGAGGAAGGGAAGGCGTGCGCGACTGTGGCCACGCGGCCAAGCTTTCCATCTCTCCACAGAAACTGGCGCGACGCCGACCCGCCTCGCCACTCGCGCGGCGCCGCGTGTGCCGCCCCCGCCCGGCGCCCACTCGCGCGCGTACGTGTGGCTGCCTCTGTCCGGCCGGCCGTCGACGTCCGCggtggccccgccgccgccgcgcgcgcgccccttctcctcctcctcctctccctcctggtccCGGCCGGGCTAGCCGGCCGGTCGCCTAGCCTGTCCGTGTAATAACTGTGCCTTCTACTACGTACCTTGCACACCTCTCCCTCCTAGCCTGCTACCGCACTCGAGTAAGTCCTCGCCGCGATTAATCACGGTGGTCACCACGGACAGCTACCCAGCTGACCCTGCCCGTGCAACAGCAGCTTGGCACCGCTTGGGCGCCGGCCCGATCGCTGTGAGCTGttgcgtttgtactgtgtttcTCAGTAGAAAAAAAAACTATCCATAGTTCGAATGATCGACACTAACCGGCAGTGGCAGTCGTAGCCCGGTCTTGGCGTGCTATCAACTTTTGTATCGTGCTACACTGCGGCTCGAAATGACCCGACCCGCGCCCGCCGTTACCGAAGCCGGAAGAACTCCACCAGCGCACTACTACGAGCGTTCAACAAATAAAGGCAGTTCAGTCGCACCGGGTCACCGCTTTTAACTTGCCTGATCTGCTCTAGCACGTTTGGATCGTGGGAGGTCGGGGGCAGCGAATCGCCGGCCTCCGGGTGGAGAACGATCGGTCGGGGATAACCTCTGCTCCCCGCACTGACCCCGCAAGTGCTCGCCTATCACGTTCGCTTCGCTTCACCGTATCTGTTTATCTTGAGTTACCATGATgtcccttcctctctctctctcttttttctttctttttttgacatggtgatgtcccttCCTGGTAAACGATCAATCGAGTGGTAAACTGGGAGTAGTAGTAGAACGCACAGAGGCGCCAGGCGACAACAGGCGACAAGACCCGCCAACGCGCTAGCTGAGTGGCGTGCTGCGTGCATCGGCCCGGCGAACGGGACAAACGCGGCGCGCCACCTCGACGCCCCTTCCGGCGGAAGCCCCCGCACACCTGGCGCCGCGACGGCGACGCGTGCAGCCCCCCGACGGAGCGCGCACGGCCATTGGTCCTACCTGTTCCTCCTCCCGCGCCTGTCCCCGTCTCccctgttgaaatatattgcccacctccctccatcagttcggacttttggatgagttggctggagcatgaattcaatatggtatccgagccaagagatcttgagttcaagaccctgccaacgCAGTACTAAATAAAACGATTCTGCGGCCTACATCGATCCCATGTCTAAGGACTAAAATAGCGtagacgtgagggggagtgttgaaatatattgcccacctccctccatcagttcggacttttggatgagttggctggagcatgaattcaatatccCCGTGGAACACCAAGGCGCACACCTTTCCACCACCCATTGGCCGGCAAGCCCGCCCCATGATACACCACCGGAGTAGTACTACGTAGTGCTGATCCTTTCCCGTGCAGCCGATCGATCGATTCGTAGTAGATGAAAATGCAAGAAGTTCCGTGGCGTGGACAGACAGACATAGGCAGAGAGAAATAAACGAACGAAAATTACTCGTCCGGTAGAGGCTTGCAATTCGTAGGCCGGAAGGAAGCCTTGAGTGagcggaaggaggaggaggagaagcaagatCTTTGCACCCGTGGCCACGTTTCGGGTGCCGATCTCGAGGCGGGAGGATAGACATGGGGGCGCCGTGGTGGGCGCAGCCTCTGGCGCCGCTGGATCCGCGACACTTGGCCCGGGGCGCGAAAGCGGCTTTCGCGCGGTGTCAGGCCGCGTGGGCCCGGACGGGGAGGTTTCTTTATCCGCCGTCGCGAAGACCACATGTTCGCGTCTCGCGCAGCGCGGACACGTAACGCCGCCCGCCGGTATAAAACGGGCCTCCCGGCGCCGAGAGACAGAGGAAGGAGGAAGGGA
This window harbors:
- the LOC119355920 gene encoding sphingoid long-chain bases kinase 1-like, whose product is MDATDLENPTSRNSSQKSSRRSSSRRSQKSAGQQSSPTVFPEKRGKSRSLRQKHVAVDNKDAKKGKNHERRTDTVDERSNFVGFEVYSGKLFYDRKNKSIGADGHLSSNKKADTTDARLTSKALIWGSTVLSLEDVISVSYNSGLQHFTLHAYPAKNSLFGKAHRARKDFRFMASTLDEAILWVTCFAEQNIYINVLPHPATSSIKQDTDAPLGGVLFDYPPIKCRTPQRILVILNPRSGHGRSIKVFHEKAEPIFKLAGFHMEVVKTTHAGHAKSLASTFDFGAFPDGIVCVGGDGIVNEVFNGLLTRSDRTEAVSIPVGIIPAGSDNSLIWTVLGVKDPISASLLIVKGGFTTLDILAVEWLQSGLIHFGTTVSYYGFVSDVLELSEKYQKRFGPLRYFVAGVLKFLCLPSYFYELEYLPLSKDMSGHGKGTGQDKVELSDVYTDVMRSRSKREGFPRASSFSSIDSIMTPSRMSLGDFDTSGGTAASSEPSEYVRGLDPKAKRQSMGRSNIVSEPEEVLRPQQHHASYWPRTRSKTRTDRNSVGVTASNDTRLSWAAPSMHDKEDISSTISDPGPIWDNEPKWDTGPRWDTEPTWEPDHPIELPEPPEDIEIGTSMELVPNLDEKWVVRKGHFLGVLVCNHSCKTVQSSQIVAPNASHDDNSLDLLLVGGRGRWKLLRFFILLQFGRHLSLPYVEYVKVKSVKVKPGANTHNGCGIDGELCRVKGQVVCSMLPEQCRLIGRQCKQPI